Proteins from a single region of Ziziphus jujuba cultivar Dongzao chromosome 1, ASM3175591v1:
- the LOC132799243 gene encoding phosphatase IMPL1, chloroplastic-like isoform X6, giving the protein MGRSLFLPTNIPLSFSGIPRLRSPPNLSHGSLPLSIRIKFKHGFQIFPCSNTKEARTLCTRAVLSEIPNQKQYPKMGAQSTGPIAPSRLIQVAETAASTGAQVVMDAVNKPQSITYKGLTDLVTDTDKMSEAAILEVVRNNFGDHLVLGEEGGIIRETSSDYLWCIDPLDGTTNFAHCYPSFAVSVGVLFRGKPAAASVVEFVGGPMCWNTHTFSATAGGGAFCNGQKVHVSQTHQVEQSLLVTGFGYEHDDAWATNMELFKEFTDISSGVRRLGAAAVDMCHVALGIVEAYWEYRLKPWDMAAGVLEIDVGHARNR; this is encoded by the exons ATGGGCAGGTCTCTCTTTCTCCCCACAAATATTCCTCTGAGTTTTTCTGGTATACCCAGATTGCGTTCCCCACCAAATCTATCTCACGGGTCTCTTCCTCTGAGtataagaataaaattcaaacatgGGTTTCAAATATTTCCATGTTCAAATACCAAAGAGGCGAGAACTCTCTGCACAAGGGCTGTGTTATCTGAAATTCCCAATCAAAAACAGTACCCAAAGATGGGTGCCCAATCAACTGGACCCATTGCACCTAGTCGGCTCATACAAGTGGCTGAGACTGCCGCTAGCACTGGTGCTCAG GTTGTGATGGATGCTGTGAATAAGCCTCAGAGTATTACATATAAGGGACTAACTGACTTGGTTACTGA CACGGATAAAATGAGTGAAGCTGCAATTTTAGAAGTTGTGAGGAATAACTTTGGAGACCACCTTGTCCTTGGGGAGGAGGGTGGAATTATACGAGAGACATCTTCTGATTATCTCTGGTGCATCGATCCTTTAG ATGGGACAACAAATTTTGCCCACTGTTACCCTAGCTTTGCAGTCTCTGTGGGAGTCCTGTTTCGAGGAAAACCTGCTGCTGCATCTGTG GTAGAATTTGTCGGTGGCCCTATGTGTTGGAATACGCACACATTTTCTGCTACTGCTG GTGGAGGAGCATTTTGTAATGGACAAAAGGTTCATGTCAGTCAAACCCATCAG GTTGAGCAATCTCTTCTTGTTACTGGTTTTGGTTATGAACATGATGATGCGTGGGCCACCAATATGGAGTTATTTAAAGAATTTACTGATATCAGCAGT GGTGTAAGAAGGCTGGGTGCAGCTGCAGTGGACATGTGTCATGTAGCTCTAGGAATTGTTGAAGCATATTGGGAATACCGTCTAAAGCCCTGGGATATGGCTGCTGGTGTTTTG GAAATAGACGTCGGACATGCGAGAAACCGATAG
- the LOC132799243 gene encoding phosphatase IMPL1, chloroplastic-like isoform X9, which translates to MGRSLFLPTNIPLSFSGIPRLRSPPNLSHGSLPLSIRIKFKHGFQIFPCSNTKEARTLCTRAVLSEIPNQKQYPKMGAQSTGPIAPSRLIQVAETAASTGAQVVMDAVNKPQSITYKGLTDLVTDTDKMSEAAILEVVRNNFGDHLVLGEEGGIIRETSSDYLWCIDPLDGTTNFAHCYPSFAVSVGVLFRGKPAAASVVEFVGGPMCWNTHTFSATAGGGAFCNGQKVHVSQTHQGVRRLGAAAVDMCHVALGIVEAYWEYRLKPWDMAAGVLVPYE; encoded by the exons ATGGGCAGGTCTCTCTTTCTCCCCACAAATATTCCTCTGAGTTTTTCTGGTATACCCAGATTGCGTTCCCCACCAAATCTATCTCACGGGTCTCTTCCTCTGAGtataagaataaaattcaaacatgGGTTTCAAATATTTCCATGTTCAAATACCAAAGAGGCGAGAACTCTCTGCACAAGGGCTGTGTTATCTGAAATTCCCAATCAAAAACAGTACCCAAAGATGGGTGCCCAATCAACTGGACCCATTGCACCTAGTCGGCTCATACAAGTGGCTGAGACTGCCGCTAGCACTGGTGCTCAG GTTGTGATGGATGCTGTGAATAAGCCTCAGAGTATTACATATAAGGGACTAACTGACTTGGTTACTGA CACGGATAAAATGAGTGAAGCTGCAATTTTAGAAGTTGTGAGGAATAACTTTGGAGACCACCTTGTCCTTGGGGAGGAGGGTGGAATTATACGAGAGACATCTTCTGATTATCTCTGGTGCATCGATCCTTTAG ATGGGACAACAAATTTTGCCCACTGTTACCCTAGCTTTGCAGTCTCTGTGGGAGTCCTGTTTCGAGGAAAACCTGCTGCTGCATCTGTG GTAGAATTTGTCGGTGGCCCTATGTGTTGGAATACGCACACATTTTCTGCTACTGCTG GTGGAGGAGCATTTTGTAATGGACAAAAGGTTCATGTCAGTCAAACCCATCAG GGTGTAAGAAGGCTGGGTGCAGCTGCAGTGGACATGTGTCATGTAGCTCTAGGAATTGTTGAAGCATATTGGGAATACCGTCTAAAGCCCTGGGATATGGCTGCTGGTGTTTTG GTCCCATACGAGTGA
- the LOC132799243 gene encoding phosphatase IMPL1, chloroplastic-like isoform X1, whose protein sequence is MGRSLFLPTNIPLSFSGIPRLRSPPNLSHGSLPLSIRIKFKHGFQIFPCSNTKEARTLCTRAVLSEIPNQKQYPKMGAQSTGPIAPSRLIQVAETAASTGAQVVMDAVNKPQSITYKGLTDLVTDTDKMSEAAILEVVRNNFGDHLVLGEEGGIIRETSSDYLWCIDPLDGTTNFAHCYPSFAVSVGVLFRGKPAAASVVEFVGGPMCWNTHTFSATAGGGAFCNGQKVHVSQTHQVEQSLLVTGFGYEHDDAWATNMELFKEFTDISSVLIDEIYFFLLSHGVRRLGAAAVDMCHVALGIVEAYWEYRLKPWDMAAGVLVHVYFLFSLNLFIRNGMFCKSGMLLFVARVQLHVVGTFFLVVLQIYSNSVYASNTRGEHMLGKERLCSLRKSNWYEVLSNSLV, encoded by the exons ATGGGCAGGTCTCTCTTTCTCCCCACAAATATTCCTCTGAGTTTTTCTGGTATACCCAGATTGCGTTCCCCACCAAATCTATCTCACGGGTCTCTTCCTCTGAGtataagaataaaattcaaacatgGGTTTCAAATATTTCCATGTTCAAATACCAAAGAGGCGAGAACTCTCTGCACAAGGGCTGTGTTATCTGAAATTCCCAATCAAAAACAGTACCCAAAGATGGGTGCCCAATCAACTGGACCCATTGCACCTAGTCGGCTCATACAAGTGGCTGAGACTGCCGCTAGCACTGGTGCTCAG GTTGTGATGGATGCTGTGAATAAGCCTCAGAGTATTACATATAAGGGACTAACTGACTTGGTTACTGA CACGGATAAAATGAGTGAAGCTGCAATTTTAGAAGTTGTGAGGAATAACTTTGGAGACCACCTTGTCCTTGGGGAGGAGGGTGGAATTATACGAGAGACATCTTCTGATTATCTCTGGTGCATCGATCCTTTAG ATGGGACAACAAATTTTGCCCACTGTTACCCTAGCTTTGCAGTCTCTGTGGGAGTCCTGTTTCGAGGAAAACCTGCTGCTGCATCTGTG GTAGAATTTGTCGGTGGCCCTATGTGTTGGAATACGCACACATTTTCTGCTACTGCTG GTGGAGGAGCATTTTGTAATGGACAAAAGGTTCATGTCAGTCAAACCCATCAG GTTGAGCAATCTCTTCTTGTTACTGGTTTTGGTTATGAACATGATGATGCGTGGGCCACCAATATGGAGTTATTTAAAGAATTTACTGATATCAGCAGTGTACTAATTGATgagatatattttttccttttgagtcAT GGTGTAAGAAGGCTGGGTGCAGCTGCAGTGGACATGTGTCATGTAGCTCTAGGAATTGTTGAAGCATATTGGGAATACCGTCTAAAGCCCTGGGATATGGCTGCTGGTGTTTTGGTACatgtttatttcttattttctttaaatctaTTTATCAGAAATGGAATGTTTTGTAAATCTGGCATGCTTTTATTTGTAGCCCGTGTACAATTACATGTTGTAGGAACATTTTTCCTAGTTGTCCTTCAAATATACTCTAACAGTGTTTATGCATCTAATACAAGAGGAGAACATATGCTTGGTAAGGAAAGACTTTGTAGTCTAAGAAAGTCTAATTGGTATGAAGTACTCTCCAATAGCTTGGTGTGA
- the LOC132799243 gene encoding phosphatase IMPL1, chloroplastic-like isoform X2, with product MGRSLFLPTNIPLSFSGIPRLRSPPNLSHGSLPLSIRIKFKHGFQIFPCSNTKEARTLCTRAVLSEIPNQKQYPKMGAQSTGPIAPSRLIQVAETAASTGAQVVMDAVNKPQSITYKGLTDLVTDTDKMSEAAILEVVRNNFGDHLVLGEEGGIIRETSSDYLWCIDPLDGTTNFAHCYPSFAVSVGVLFRGKPAAASVVEFVGGPMCWNTHTFSATAGGGAFCNGQKVHVSQTHQVEQSLLVTGFGYEHDDAWATNMELFKEFTDISSGVRRLGAAAVDMCHVALGIVEAYWEYRLKPWDMAAGVLVHVYFLFSLNLFIRNGMFCKSGMLLFVARVQLHVVGTFFLVVLQIYSNSVYASNTRGEHMLGKERLCSLRKSNWYEVLSNSLV from the exons ATGGGCAGGTCTCTCTTTCTCCCCACAAATATTCCTCTGAGTTTTTCTGGTATACCCAGATTGCGTTCCCCACCAAATCTATCTCACGGGTCTCTTCCTCTGAGtataagaataaaattcaaacatgGGTTTCAAATATTTCCATGTTCAAATACCAAAGAGGCGAGAACTCTCTGCACAAGGGCTGTGTTATCTGAAATTCCCAATCAAAAACAGTACCCAAAGATGGGTGCCCAATCAACTGGACCCATTGCACCTAGTCGGCTCATACAAGTGGCTGAGACTGCCGCTAGCACTGGTGCTCAG GTTGTGATGGATGCTGTGAATAAGCCTCAGAGTATTACATATAAGGGACTAACTGACTTGGTTACTGA CACGGATAAAATGAGTGAAGCTGCAATTTTAGAAGTTGTGAGGAATAACTTTGGAGACCACCTTGTCCTTGGGGAGGAGGGTGGAATTATACGAGAGACATCTTCTGATTATCTCTGGTGCATCGATCCTTTAG ATGGGACAACAAATTTTGCCCACTGTTACCCTAGCTTTGCAGTCTCTGTGGGAGTCCTGTTTCGAGGAAAACCTGCTGCTGCATCTGTG GTAGAATTTGTCGGTGGCCCTATGTGTTGGAATACGCACACATTTTCTGCTACTGCTG GTGGAGGAGCATTTTGTAATGGACAAAAGGTTCATGTCAGTCAAACCCATCAG GTTGAGCAATCTCTTCTTGTTACTGGTTTTGGTTATGAACATGATGATGCGTGGGCCACCAATATGGAGTTATTTAAAGAATTTACTGATATCAGCAGT GGTGTAAGAAGGCTGGGTGCAGCTGCAGTGGACATGTGTCATGTAGCTCTAGGAATTGTTGAAGCATATTGGGAATACCGTCTAAAGCCCTGGGATATGGCTGCTGGTGTTTTGGTACatgtttatttcttattttctttaaatctaTTTATCAGAAATGGAATGTTTTGTAAATCTGGCATGCTTTTATTTGTAGCCCGTGTACAATTACATGTTGTAGGAACATTTTTCCTAGTTGTCCTTCAAATATACTCTAACAGTGTTTATGCATCTAATACAAGAGGAGAACATATGCTTGGTAAGGAAAGACTTTGTAGTCTAAGAAAGTCTAATTGGTATGAAGTACTCTCCAATAGCTTGGTGTGA
- the LOC132799243 gene encoding phosphatase IMPL1, chloroplastic-like isoform X7 — protein sequence MGRSLFLPTNIPLSFSGIPRLRSPPNLSHGSLPLSIRIKFKHGFQIFPCSNTKEARTLCTRAVLSEIPNQKQYPKMGAQSTGPIAPSRLIQVAETAASTGAQVVMDAVNKPQSITYKGLTDLVTDTDKMSEAAILEVVRNNFGDHLVLGEEGGIIRETSSDYLWCIDPLDGTTNFAHCYPSFAVSVGVLFRGKPAAASVVEFVGGPMCWNTHTFSATAGGGAFCNGQKVHVSQTHQVEQSLLVTGFGYEHDDAWATNMELFKEFTDISSGVRRLGAAAVDMCHVALGIVEAYWEYRLKPWDMAAGVLVPYE from the exons ATGGGCAGGTCTCTCTTTCTCCCCACAAATATTCCTCTGAGTTTTTCTGGTATACCCAGATTGCGTTCCCCACCAAATCTATCTCACGGGTCTCTTCCTCTGAGtataagaataaaattcaaacatgGGTTTCAAATATTTCCATGTTCAAATACCAAAGAGGCGAGAACTCTCTGCACAAGGGCTGTGTTATCTGAAATTCCCAATCAAAAACAGTACCCAAAGATGGGTGCCCAATCAACTGGACCCATTGCACCTAGTCGGCTCATACAAGTGGCTGAGACTGCCGCTAGCACTGGTGCTCAG GTTGTGATGGATGCTGTGAATAAGCCTCAGAGTATTACATATAAGGGACTAACTGACTTGGTTACTGA CACGGATAAAATGAGTGAAGCTGCAATTTTAGAAGTTGTGAGGAATAACTTTGGAGACCACCTTGTCCTTGGGGAGGAGGGTGGAATTATACGAGAGACATCTTCTGATTATCTCTGGTGCATCGATCCTTTAG ATGGGACAACAAATTTTGCCCACTGTTACCCTAGCTTTGCAGTCTCTGTGGGAGTCCTGTTTCGAGGAAAACCTGCTGCTGCATCTGTG GTAGAATTTGTCGGTGGCCCTATGTGTTGGAATACGCACACATTTTCTGCTACTGCTG GTGGAGGAGCATTTTGTAATGGACAAAAGGTTCATGTCAGTCAAACCCATCAG GTTGAGCAATCTCTTCTTGTTACTGGTTTTGGTTATGAACATGATGATGCGTGGGCCACCAATATGGAGTTATTTAAAGAATTTACTGATATCAGCAGT GGTGTAAGAAGGCTGGGTGCAGCTGCAGTGGACATGTGTCATGTAGCTCTAGGAATTGTTGAAGCATATTGGGAATACCGTCTAAAGCCCTGGGATATGGCTGCTGGTGTTTTG GTCCCATACGAGTGA
- the LOC132799243 gene encoding phosphatase IMPL1, chloroplastic-like isoform X10 has protein sequence MSEAAILEVVRNNFGDHLVLGEEGGIIRETSSDYLWCIDPLDGTTNFAHCYPSFAVSVGVLFRGKPAAASVVEFVGGPMCWNTHTFSATAGGGAFCNGQKVHVSQTHQVEQSLLVTGFGYEHDDAWATNMELFKEFTDISSVLIDEIYFFLLSHGVRRLGAAAVDMCHVALGIVEAYWEYRLKPWDMAAGVLVHVYFLFSLNLFIRNGMFCKSGMLLFVARVQLHVVGTFFLVVLQIYSNSVYASNTRGEHMLGKERLCSLRKSNWYEVLSNSLV, from the exons ATGAGTGAAGCTGCAATTTTAGAAGTTGTGAGGAATAACTTTGGAGACCACCTTGTCCTTGGGGAGGAGGGTGGAATTATACGAGAGACATCTTCTGATTATCTCTGGTGCATCGATCCTTTAG ATGGGACAACAAATTTTGCCCACTGTTACCCTAGCTTTGCAGTCTCTGTGGGAGTCCTGTTTCGAGGAAAACCTGCTGCTGCATCTGTG GTAGAATTTGTCGGTGGCCCTATGTGTTGGAATACGCACACATTTTCTGCTACTGCTG GTGGAGGAGCATTTTGTAATGGACAAAAGGTTCATGTCAGTCAAACCCATCAG GTTGAGCAATCTCTTCTTGTTACTGGTTTTGGTTATGAACATGATGATGCGTGGGCCACCAATATGGAGTTATTTAAAGAATTTACTGATATCAGCAGTGTACTAATTGATgagatatattttttccttttgagtcAT GGTGTAAGAAGGCTGGGTGCAGCTGCAGTGGACATGTGTCATGTAGCTCTAGGAATTGTTGAAGCATATTGGGAATACCGTCTAAAGCCCTGGGATATGGCTGCTGGTGTTTTGGTACatgtttatttcttattttctttaaatctaTTTATCAGAAATGGAATGTTTTGTAAATCTGGCATGCTTTTATTTGTAGCCCGTGTACAATTACATGTTGTAGGAACATTTTTCCTAGTTGTCCTTCAAATATACTCTAACAGTGTTTATGCATCTAATACAAGAGGAGAACATATGCTTGGTAAGGAAAGACTTTGTAGTCTAAGAAAGTCTAATTGGTATGAAGTACTCTCCAATAGCTTGGTGTGA
- the LOC132799243 gene encoding phosphatase IMPL1, chloroplastic-like isoform X4, whose amino-acid sequence MGRSLFLPTNIPLSFSGIPRLRSPPNLSHGSLPLSIRIKFKHGFQIFPCSNTKEARTLCTRAVLSEIPNQKQYPKMGAQSTGPIAPSRLIQVAETAASTGAQVVMDAVNKPQSITYKGLTDLVTDTDKMSEAAILEVVRNNFGDHLVLGEEGGIIRETSSDYLWCIDPLDGTTNFAHCYPSFAVSVGVLFRGKPAAASVVEFVGGPMCWNTHTFSATAGGGAFCNGQKVHVSQTHQVEQSLLVTGFGYEHDDAWATNMELFKEFTDISSVLIDEIYFFLLSHGVRRLGAAAVDMCHVALGIVEAYWEYRLKPWDMAAGVLEIDVGHARNR is encoded by the exons ATGGGCAGGTCTCTCTTTCTCCCCACAAATATTCCTCTGAGTTTTTCTGGTATACCCAGATTGCGTTCCCCACCAAATCTATCTCACGGGTCTCTTCCTCTGAGtataagaataaaattcaaacatgGGTTTCAAATATTTCCATGTTCAAATACCAAAGAGGCGAGAACTCTCTGCACAAGGGCTGTGTTATCTGAAATTCCCAATCAAAAACAGTACCCAAAGATGGGTGCCCAATCAACTGGACCCATTGCACCTAGTCGGCTCATACAAGTGGCTGAGACTGCCGCTAGCACTGGTGCTCAG GTTGTGATGGATGCTGTGAATAAGCCTCAGAGTATTACATATAAGGGACTAACTGACTTGGTTACTGA CACGGATAAAATGAGTGAAGCTGCAATTTTAGAAGTTGTGAGGAATAACTTTGGAGACCACCTTGTCCTTGGGGAGGAGGGTGGAATTATACGAGAGACATCTTCTGATTATCTCTGGTGCATCGATCCTTTAG ATGGGACAACAAATTTTGCCCACTGTTACCCTAGCTTTGCAGTCTCTGTGGGAGTCCTGTTTCGAGGAAAACCTGCTGCTGCATCTGTG GTAGAATTTGTCGGTGGCCCTATGTGTTGGAATACGCACACATTTTCTGCTACTGCTG GTGGAGGAGCATTTTGTAATGGACAAAAGGTTCATGTCAGTCAAACCCATCAG GTTGAGCAATCTCTTCTTGTTACTGGTTTTGGTTATGAACATGATGATGCGTGGGCCACCAATATGGAGTTATTTAAAGAATTTACTGATATCAGCAGTGTACTAATTGATgagatatattttttccttttgagtcAT GGTGTAAGAAGGCTGGGTGCAGCTGCAGTGGACATGTGTCATGTAGCTCTAGGAATTGTTGAAGCATATTGGGAATACCGTCTAAAGCCCTGGGATATGGCTGCTGGTGTTTTG GAAATAGACGTCGGACATGCGAGAAACCGATAG
- the LOC132799243 gene encoding phosphatase IMPL1, chloroplastic-like isoform X8 has product MITCCVVMDAVNKPQSITYKGLTDLVTDTDKMSEAAILEVVRNNFGDHLVLGEEGGIIRETSSDYLWCIDPLDGTTNFAHCYPSFAVSVGVLFRGKPAAASVVEFVGGPMCWNTHTFSATAGGGAFCNGQKVHVSQTHQVEQSLLVTGFGYEHDDAWATNMELFKEFTDISSVLIDEIYFFLLSHGVRRLGAAAVDMCHVALGIVEAYWEYRLKPWDMAAGVLVHVYFLFSLNLFIRNGMFCKSGMLLFVARVQLHVVGTFFLVVLQIYSNSVYASNTRGEHMLGKERLCSLRKSNWYEVLSNSLV; this is encoded by the exons ATGATCACTTGCTGT GTTGTGATGGATGCTGTGAATAAGCCTCAGAGTATTACATATAAGGGACTAACTGACTTGGTTACTGA CACGGATAAAATGAGTGAAGCTGCAATTTTAGAAGTTGTGAGGAATAACTTTGGAGACCACCTTGTCCTTGGGGAGGAGGGTGGAATTATACGAGAGACATCTTCTGATTATCTCTGGTGCATCGATCCTTTAG ATGGGACAACAAATTTTGCCCACTGTTACCCTAGCTTTGCAGTCTCTGTGGGAGTCCTGTTTCGAGGAAAACCTGCTGCTGCATCTGTG GTAGAATTTGTCGGTGGCCCTATGTGTTGGAATACGCACACATTTTCTGCTACTGCTG GTGGAGGAGCATTTTGTAATGGACAAAAGGTTCATGTCAGTCAAACCCATCAG GTTGAGCAATCTCTTCTTGTTACTGGTTTTGGTTATGAACATGATGATGCGTGGGCCACCAATATGGAGTTATTTAAAGAATTTACTGATATCAGCAGTGTACTAATTGATgagatatattttttccttttgagtcAT GGTGTAAGAAGGCTGGGTGCAGCTGCAGTGGACATGTGTCATGTAGCTCTAGGAATTGTTGAAGCATATTGGGAATACCGTCTAAAGCCCTGGGATATGGCTGCTGGTGTTTTGGTACatgtttatttcttattttctttaaatctaTTTATCAGAAATGGAATGTTTTGTAAATCTGGCATGCTTTTATTTGTAGCCCGTGTACAATTACATGTTGTAGGAACATTTTTCCTAGTTGTCCTTCAAATATACTCTAACAGTGTTTATGCATCTAATACAAGAGGAGAACATATGCTTGGTAAGGAAAGACTTTGTAGTCTAAGAAAGTCTAATTGGTATGAAGTACTCTCCAATAGCTTGGTGTGA
- the LOC132799243 gene encoding phosphatase IMPL1, chloroplastic-like isoform X3 codes for MGRSLFLPTNIPLSFSGIPRLRSPPNLSHGSLPLSIRIKFKHGFQIFPCSNTKEARTLCTRAVLSEIPNQKQYPKMGAQSTGPIAPSRLIQVAETAASTGAQVVMDAVNKPQSITYKGLTDLVTDTDKMSEAAILEVVRNNFGDHLVLGEEGGIIRETSSDYLWCIDPLDGTTNFAHCYPSFAVSVGVLFRGKPAAASVVEFVGGPMCWNTHTFSATAGGGAFCNGQKVHVSQTHQGVRRLGAAAVDMCHVALGIVEAYWEYRLKPWDMAAGVLVHVYFLFSLNLFIRNGMFCKSGMLLFVARVQLHVVGTFFLVVLQIYSNSVYASNTRGEHMLGKERLCSLRKSNWYEVLSNSLV; via the exons ATGGGCAGGTCTCTCTTTCTCCCCACAAATATTCCTCTGAGTTTTTCTGGTATACCCAGATTGCGTTCCCCACCAAATCTATCTCACGGGTCTCTTCCTCTGAGtataagaataaaattcaaacatgGGTTTCAAATATTTCCATGTTCAAATACCAAAGAGGCGAGAACTCTCTGCACAAGGGCTGTGTTATCTGAAATTCCCAATCAAAAACAGTACCCAAAGATGGGTGCCCAATCAACTGGACCCATTGCACCTAGTCGGCTCATACAAGTGGCTGAGACTGCCGCTAGCACTGGTGCTCAG GTTGTGATGGATGCTGTGAATAAGCCTCAGAGTATTACATATAAGGGACTAACTGACTTGGTTACTGA CACGGATAAAATGAGTGAAGCTGCAATTTTAGAAGTTGTGAGGAATAACTTTGGAGACCACCTTGTCCTTGGGGAGGAGGGTGGAATTATACGAGAGACATCTTCTGATTATCTCTGGTGCATCGATCCTTTAG ATGGGACAACAAATTTTGCCCACTGTTACCCTAGCTTTGCAGTCTCTGTGGGAGTCCTGTTTCGAGGAAAACCTGCTGCTGCATCTGTG GTAGAATTTGTCGGTGGCCCTATGTGTTGGAATACGCACACATTTTCTGCTACTGCTG GTGGAGGAGCATTTTGTAATGGACAAAAGGTTCATGTCAGTCAAACCCATCAG GGTGTAAGAAGGCTGGGTGCAGCTGCAGTGGACATGTGTCATGTAGCTCTAGGAATTGTTGAAGCATATTGGGAATACCGTCTAAAGCCCTGGGATATGGCTGCTGGTGTTTTGGTACatgtttatttcttattttctttaaatctaTTTATCAGAAATGGAATGTTTTGTAAATCTGGCATGCTTTTATTTGTAGCCCGTGTACAATTACATGTTGTAGGAACATTTTTCCTAGTTGTCCTTCAAATATACTCTAACAGTGTTTATGCATCTAATACAAGAGGAGAACATATGCTTGGTAAGGAAAGACTTTGTAGTCTAAGAAAGTCTAATTGGTATGAAGTACTCTCCAATAGCTTGGTGTGA
- the LOC132799243 gene encoding phosphatase IMPL1, chloroplastic-like isoform X5, translating to MGRSLFLPTNIPLSFSGIPRLRSPPNLSHGSLPLSIRIKFKHGFQIFPCSNTKEARTLCTRAVLSEIPNQKQYPKMGAQSTGPIAPSRLIQVAETAASTGAQVVMDAVNKPQSITYKGLTDLVTDTDKMSEAAILEVVRNNFGDHLVLGEEGGIIRETSSDYLWCIDPLDGTTNFAHCYPSFAVSVGVLFRGKPAAASVVEFVGGPMCWNTHTFSATAGGGAFCNGQKVHVSQTHQVEQSLLVTGFGYEHDDAWATNMELFKEFTDISSVLIDEIYFFLLSHGVRRLGAAAVDMCHVALGIVEAYWEYRLKPWDMAAGVLVPYE from the exons ATGGGCAGGTCTCTCTTTCTCCCCACAAATATTCCTCTGAGTTTTTCTGGTATACCCAGATTGCGTTCCCCACCAAATCTATCTCACGGGTCTCTTCCTCTGAGtataagaataaaattcaaacatgGGTTTCAAATATTTCCATGTTCAAATACCAAAGAGGCGAGAACTCTCTGCACAAGGGCTGTGTTATCTGAAATTCCCAATCAAAAACAGTACCCAAAGATGGGTGCCCAATCAACTGGACCCATTGCACCTAGTCGGCTCATACAAGTGGCTGAGACTGCCGCTAGCACTGGTGCTCAG GTTGTGATGGATGCTGTGAATAAGCCTCAGAGTATTACATATAAGGGACTAACTGACTTGGTTACTGA CACGGATAAAATGAGTGAAGCTGCAATTTTAGAAGTTGTGAGGAATAACTTTGGAGACCACCTTGTCCTTGGGGAGGAGGGTGGAATTATACGAGAGACATCTTCTGATTATCTCTGGTGCATCGATCCTTTAG ATGGGACAACAAATTTTGCCCACTGTTACCCTAGCTTTGCAGTCTCTGTGGGAGTCCTGTTTCGAGGAAAACCTGCTGCTGCATCTGTG GTAGAATTTGTCGGTGGCCCTATGTGTTGGAATACGCACACATTTTCTGCTACTGCTG GTGGAGGAGCATTTTGTAATGGACAAAAGGTTCATGTCAGTCAAACCCATCAG GTTGAGCAATCTCTTCTTGTTACTGGTTTTGGTTATGAACATGATGATGCGTGGGCCACCAATATGGAGTTATTTAAAGAATTTACTGATATCAGCAGTGTACTAATTGATgagatatattttttccttttgagtcAT GGTGTAAGAAGGCTGGGTGCAGCTGCAGTGGACATGTGTCATGTAGCTCTAGGAATTGTTGAAGCATATTGGGAATACCGTCTAAAGCCCTGGGATATGGCTGCTGGTGTTTTG GTCCCATACGAGTGA